The stretch of DNA CTCTCCGTCCAGTAGAAGCTCCTCGCGTAGGCCTTCAGGCCCTCGGTGGCCGCCGCCATGCTCCCGGCGAAATCCGGAAGGCGCCCCCAGGCCGCCTTGAAGTACAAGGCGGGGACGTCCGGCGAGTAGGCCAGCGCCTGCTCCAGGAGGGCCTCCCTCTTTTTGCCCTCGGCCTTCTCGGCCTGCCTGACCAGGTAGGCCGAACGGGGCTCGTCGTTGCGGAGCCCTCTCTTGAGGAGATAGTCCCTCTGCCCGGCGCCCGCGGTGGAGGTGAGAACAAGCGTGCCCAGGAGTATGAGGACGAGACTTGTCCAGCTATGCCTTCTCACCGACTCTCCGCTCGGTGCCTTTCATGAGCCGTCCGATGTTCTCCCTGTGTTTTATGAGCAGTACCGCAAAAATTATAACAGAGAGGCCGATGGCCTCTTCCGTATTCCCCGTCACAATCATGCTCACCGGGAGAAGGCCGAAGGAGACGACCGCACCGAGGGAGGAATACCGGGTGAGGGCCACCGTGGCCAGCCAGAGGCCCACGGTGATAAGCCCCGCCCAGGGTGCGTAGAGCAGCACGACCCCCAGGCTCGTGGCAACGCCCTTTCCTCCGCGAAACCCTTGAAATATCGAGAAATCATGCCCCAGAATGGCCGTGAGCCCCATCAGG from Nitrospirota bacterium encodes:
- the plsY gene encoding glycerol-3-phosphate 1-O-acyltransferase PlsY, with the translated sequence MKIALLLAFSFLMGSIPFGVILARVKGVDLRKTGSGNIGATNVLRSVGKGAAVFTLLGDLLKGTAAVALGKALGVGPLFEGLMGLTAILGHDFSIFQGFRGGKGVATSLGVVLLYAPWAGLITVGLWLATVALTRYSSLGAVVSFGLLPVSMIVTGNTEEAIGLSVIIFAVLLIKHRENIGRLMKGTERRVGEKA